The Kordia sp. SMS9 DNA window CCGAATCAATCAGTATGTGAAAATAGTAACTAAACAGCAAATTATGTTAATATCTTCCTTTATAAAGTTACAAAAAAAAGAGCCCAATTAAAATTGAGCTCATAAAAACTTTTGTTAAAGTTTTTTGATAGTATTGCTGAATTACAAACCTAACACTTTTATTTTTTTGTAGGAAATTATATTTTAAATAAATATACTTTTCTTAATTTTTTAACGCTTTTAGTTCAAAAAACACAATCTTTTCTCTAGTGGTTTTCAGAAAAAAGCAAACAAAAAAAGGAGAAACCAATGTGTTTCTCCTTTTTATACTATAAAAGTATGCGATTTAATCAGTATTTGAATTCAAGCGATCACTTACAAATTCTACTTTTGTTTTTCCATGTGGCAGTGCTTTTCCGTTCGCATCTAAATTCACCATCACAATATTATCTACTGTAATTATAGTTTCTTGCGTCATTTTGTTACGCACTTCGCACTTGAGAACAATGGAGGATTTTCCAAATTTAATGACTTCAATACCAATTTCTACGATATCTCCTTTTTTGGCTGAACTTTTAAAGTCAATTTCGGAAATATATTTGGTCACAACTTTTGCGTTTTCAAGCTGTATGATGGCGTATAAAGCTGCTTCTTCATCAATCCATTCTAGTAATCGGCCACCGAATAAAGTGCCATTAGGATTTAAATCTTCGGGTTTTACCCATTTTCGTGTATGGAATCTCATTGTTTTAGGTCTTGGGTTCTATTATAGTTGTTAGTTGTTAGTTGTTAGCACAGTTGTTATTTCTGCACTTCGTTTCAACACATAAACTCTTAAACTTATAAATTTTTCAACTTCCTATTTGTCAGTTGGTTACTCCGCTCCGTTAGCTGTTATCGGTTGGCTTAGTTTTCATTTAAAATTTTGAGTTTTTTATTGTAACTTTTAATAGTTGCTTCTTCTCAACGCTTCTCTTGTTTGAAGCATGAATCTCAAAAAGTCTTTTTATTTAAATTTCAACATTTAGCATTCAACATTTTATTTTCATTAAAATAACGTCTGTGGTTTTGGGGGTTCTGAATTGGTTCTTGGTACTGTTAAATTTATTTGTAAACGCTCATTGAGTTTTTTGATGAAATATGCTGATAGCAATGGTGATTCAACTTCCAGATTTTGATGCACAAAAAAGTGAATGTTTTGCAATCCAGTTTCAATCCAGTGTTCCAAACGATCTACCCAATCGTCCAAACGCGCATAATCGCTTTCATGGTTGGCGCCAACGTATCTGATAAATGCTTCATTATTCGTTAAGCGCATGTGCATAATATCACGCCTTCCCGCCGTATCTACCAACGTATTCGAAATATTATTTTCTTGTAAAAGATGGTACAATTCGTTCGCTACTTTTTCATCATTGAACCAATCTGTATGGCGGAATTCCATCGTTAAAGCGACATCTTTTGGCCAAAATTCTACAAATTGAACAACGCTGTCAAAATCTTTTGGAGAAAAGTTCGTGTGCATTTGTAAAAAGATCGTTCCGAGTTTTTCACGCAAGTGTGAAACATGGAAAATGTACTGATCTACAAGCGCTTCAGTAGCTTTCAAACGCTTCCAATGACTGATTTCCTGATTGATTTTTGGGAAAAACTTAAAACCTTCGGGTGTTTTATCACGCCATTTTTCAAACTGTTCAACAGGAAACAGTCGGTAAAACGTTGCATTGAGTTCTATCGAATTGAACTGTGACGAATAGTATTGCAATTCATCTTTGGTTCCACGCGGATAAAAACCTTTCAAATCTTGCCGATTCCACTTGGCACAACCAACATAAACAGACGGTTTTTCGTTATTTTTGTAGGGTTGCAACACAACTTCCGTTTCAGGATGATCTTTTGGGATTGTAAAATCAATCTGTTCAGGATTGGTGACTTTTCCAAATTTCATTTTTGAGCATTTTAGGAAGTGTAAAAATACGGAATTCTGACAGGAAATATAAATTTGTTCTTTGTTTTCGTATTGTTGATAAAATAGTTAACAAGTTGTTTATAACCTGTTGAAAATGAACATCTATTATCTCTAAATTTAATAAAACTTTAGTGTTATGAACGATCGAGAAAATGATTTAGTGAAAGCGCGTCCACAAATTTCTCCGAAATCCATTTCTGAAAATATGTCTAATGACGAGCGTTTTCAAAATTCCACACTTCGTCCAGTTATCAAACTTCAAAGTTCCTTACTGATTGCAGCTTTTCGAAATTACATCATCAAACGAAAGAATGTTTTTTACGATTTATCGCTAGAAAAACGTTTGCAGTATATCGAAAATGCCATTCAAAAAGATATGAAGTTTCGCAATTCTTTAAAAGGAATGATTATCGGACAGTTTACGCTGAAAGAATACCAAGAGTATATTCAAAATTCGTCTCCGTTAAATAAACGCATGATGAATATTGTGGTAGAACGACTGAAAGACAATGTGTTACTTTTTGAAAAAGACGTATCGTTTACAGCAGTTATCTAAAACAACCACAAGTTTACATTTGTAGTACATTTTCAATATCTTTGTGACCTATTTTTAGAAAATAAGTTATGAAGCGGTTTCCTATTGCATTTGTTGTCATTGTTAGTACAATTTTAATTTCCTGTAATTTTATTAGAGAGAAACTTCCTGCGGATGGTTTTCGCAACATAACTCTTAAAAATAATACATTTGCGATGCAATATTGGTTGGGCTCTCACAAAGATATAGATGATAAAGATTCCTACCATTTGTATATTAAAGGTGATTCTTTATCAAATTTTAAACGTGTCGTAACAGATTTATTTAATGATGAGTACGATTTAGAAACTGTGCAAGTTATCACGTTTTATACCGATACAACCTTTAATGCGCAGGATGTCGTGCTAAAACCACAAAATATTTCTGGTGTACAAATATTTTATTTAGAAGATTCTTATTTGAATACAAAAGTATATAAAAACACCAACGGTCAACTACAGCCTATTGAAGCATTACACTCTTTTGTAGATTATTTTAAAGCTGAAAAAATAGTCTATGAAACTTCAAAAATTTTCGGAAATGCTACAAATAGTAATTTTATTTTAGCAAATCCTGAAGCAGCTCAGAAATACGAAACTGGAAAGTCTAATTACGACAAAAACTTAGCAGATTATCAGCTAAAAAACTAGTAATCAACACCTTTAGTCTTATTGTTTTTTGCACTTTAACTTTTTTTAACAACCTTTTAACTACTTTTTTAGCTGTTTATCTTTACATGTGTTACTTTTTATGATCTAAAAACTTAAAATTTTTAAATCATGAAAAAAAGATCCTTATCAAATTTAAAATTAAAGAAGCAAACCGTTTCCAACCTAGACAGTAGAGTTCAAGGAGGTGTATTACCTACTTTTGGTATCATCTGTGCTACTATTTATTCGTATTTACAGTGCGAGGACATTACGCATACTTCAAAAGATTATGATGGAAAACATTGCGATATAGCAACAATTAATGACAGTTGTTTATCTGTTTGTGATGACAAATGCAACGATTTTTAATCTTCTATCAAAGAAACACCGTTTAAATCGGTCGTTAGCACTTCGCTCATAAAATTAAAAAATGGGCGAATTGCTTTAAAATCGCCATTCACTTGTTCCATAAAACTAGCAGCAATCACTTCTTTATCGGTATATTTTTTAGTAAAAATAAATTGTTTCTTTTTGATTAAATCAATTGCCGCATGTTCTTTGCTAAATCCTTTTGGTGCGGTTTTCACTTCCTCTCCTTCCAATTCGCCCCAAACATTTTTGAAACCGTCCTCGTTGATGATTCCGCGAATTTCTTGATCATCCATTTCAATTTCTTTACGAATTCGAAGCAAATCCTCCTTTTTCGGATCCCAAAAACCCGTCGCAATAAACGATTCGTTGTTCGGTTTAATCTGAATATAATAACCGCCGCGCAATCTTGGTTTTACTCTGTGAAAACTACCTGCAAAATGTGTTTTATACGGCGTTTTATCTTTTGAAAAACGAACATCTCTATACACACGAAATACCTTTACTTTATCAATTTGATCGTGTTTATTCAAATGTTCCCCCAATTGATTCACAAACTGCTTTACCTCTCTTTCAATTTCCTTGAATTCATTCTTATGTTCAGTAAACCATTCACGGTTGTTATTCTTTTGTAGTCGTTTCAAAAAAGCAAAAGCTTCTCTTGGGATCGTTTCGTTCATCGTTGATTATTTTTTACTAAAATACGAAATAAAGATGGTGTAGAAAATTCTATTAATAAGGCGATGGCGGACGTGTAAAAACAATATAAAACGTTCCAATCAAAATTATCAAAAGTACAATAAAGAAAATCGTTCCAACGACTGAAAGTAATACAGTGGCTCCAGCCGTCACATAGCTATTTTCATAGTATTCTTCTTTTACTTCTTGTACTTTATCGTTGTCCATATAACGAATCCATAAGTACAAATATCCAACAATGGCATACGCAAAATTAACTAGTAACATGCCGCAAAATACAGGAATTACATTTTTTTCACAATTTTTTGTTCGTCAAATATATGTGCAATTCTATTTTTCCAATAAAAGCTATCTGACCAACGTTTTTCGCGGGAATAATGGATGATTAATTTTTGCATATACGCACTAAACGCATTTTCAACCACATAACGATATCCTAAAAACGCTTCTTGTTTTCCTGCCAAATAATCTGCCACTGCGTGACCTGCGTAAAATCCAGAAGCCAACGCAGAAGTAATTCCATACGAAGAAATAGGATCGTACGAATACGCAGCATCGCCAACAGCCAACCAGTTTTTTCCAAACGGAATTGACAAACAACTTGTACCCGCAGGCATCATTTTTACGGTGTCTATCTCTATATGTTGAATGACTTTTGAAAGATGAATGGTTTTGTTTAATTCATCTTGAAGAAAAGTATTGGCATTTTCTTTTTTGGGAAGTAATTCTTGCAGCGTAAAAAACATCATAGTGACTTCTCTTTCCGAGTACGGCGCTACATACCACCAACCATTTTCAGTAGCTTCTACCATAATTTCATGTGGTATTTTTTTGGGAAGTTTCACATTAAACGTCAACGCGAATTGTGAATCCAAATTTTCTTTCTGCACGTTAAAATGTCTACATACCGAAGCTTTTCGTCCTGTAGCATCAATAATAAAATCGCTTGTAAGTGTGCTATTTTTGTTTGAATTTTCAATGATCGCTTTTACATTCGTTCCGTCTGAAACTACTTTTTTCAGCTTGAAGCCTTTGTAAAACCCTTGATCGGTTTTTTGATACGTTTCTTGTAATTGTGTTTCAAAGTGCAATCGATCTAACAAAAAACCATGTCCCATGCGATCCGAAATAAATTCTTTTTGTTGCAACGAATCACTTCCCCAGCAACTTTTATTTCCGTAATACACAGTATGTTTTTCATTTTCAACCAACGACAAAATTCCCAATTGCTTTAACAACGGTTTTGCATTTGGCGGAATGGCTTCTCCAGCTTTCCGAACAGGTGTTTCGTACGCTTCCACCACACAACAGTGAATTCCTCTCGCATGCAAGGTTAAAGCGGTGGCGATTCCCGCAGGACCGCCACCGACTATAATTACTTGATATGTATGTTTATCGTTCGCCACGAGAAACTCTTCTTCTTTTACGAGTGCTTGTTTCAGAATGTGAAGCCGCTTTTGCTTTGACTTCTTTTTCGCCTTCTATCGTAGCTACTTTCAATAATACCGTATCTTTTTCTTCTGTAATGGTTTCTGCCGTAACGACTTGATCAAATGTTGGGTCATGTTCCCCGAATTTACGTTCCGTTTCTTTCCAAACCACATTTGGCAAGAAACCATCTGCGTTTGCGACTTCACTTTCCGTTTTGGCAATGATTCCCAATTCATGCCACTCCGAAATCATGTGATTGATTTTTGTTTGATAGACAGAACCTAAATCGCGCAACCAATCTTGACGATAGTCAAAATGCTTTAAACGCTGCGCAATATTTAAGTTTTCAGCTTCTATACTTCGCTTGTAACTATCTTCACTCAACACTTGATTGGGTACACGCGCCGCCCAAAATGATGGCAATGGTAAGTATAATGTAAGATCGTAACCCGATAAACAACTTGCTTCATCTGTTTGCCACGGAACGCCCAACCAACGTGTCAACGCGCCAGGACCACTTTTTGCCAAAGGACCATCTTTTCCTAAAGAAACTTCTCCTAAAACAATTGAAGGTGATAATAACGGCCCAAAATCTAAATCGGTTGCTTCTCCTTCTGCCACTACGTTGAGTCTGTATGGTTTTTTCCACATTTGCTTCACGCGCATGGGCCATGTCAATTCAATTCCTGGATGAAAAGGACCACCCAAACATTCTTCCATCGGTGCTTGGTTGAGTGCGTTTACTTGCGCTGCAGGCGATAATTTTCCAAATGGAATGTATTCTTTAGGATGTCCTGTAGTAAAATCTCCGTTTGCCCATTTTTTTAAACGTGCGTATTGTATTTGTGTAATTGGTAAATCGACAATGGCAATTTTCTCATATTCACCAAAACCATCACCGTAAAAAGGTGGCACTTTTGCAGGTGTATAATCTTTTGATTCTGGATCTCGGAACCATTCAAAAATACGTTCACGCAAGGCTTTGTGATCTTCCGAAGGACTTTCTAATTTTTCTTTGAGTACAGGATCTGTAAAGTCAGATGGAGAATTTTTTCCAAATAACATAAAGAAACCTTGGTTTACCCATTGCGTATCCGTCATACGTTCCAACATTGGGTAAATATGTTCGTAAAAGACAACACCATCTGCCGCAGGATCTGGATAGTTCATTTCACGAATGAATAAATCTTGTACAACATCATTCATCGTAACAACTCCGTACAATCCTGGACCGAAGTTTGGTGGTGTTACCGCTACATTTGCAGGTTCTGCTTCAAATTCTTTTCCGCCAATAATTACGGTTGCACGTACAACTCCGTCACAGGTATCATCATGCCAACCTTCATTGTTTGCAAAGGTAATGGCGGGTTTGTTCTTTTTTGATGCCGAATCGCCATCGCCACCAAAAAAGAGCAATCTGCCTTCTTCATCTGTTTCTACATGACCGAGTTTTACTTTTTTTCCAAAAAATTCGCCATCATCAAAATTGTATTCCTTTCCTTTTTCGCTTCTGCCTGAAATACTCACAGGTGTTGGTGTTATTGCTAATTGTGCTCTGTCATCATCTGTAATATCTGCATTTCTGTATGCAGAAGGAATTCCTGCGCCGGGTACATCTAAGGCATTGTTGAACATATACCAAGCCGCTTTTACATTAGCTACTTGAATGCGCCAATGAATGTTTTGACTTTCAGTTTCAGTGATTTCACCTAAAACAGTATCATTTTCGCCCAAAGCATAGATTCGGAAACGGGCAACTTGTTTCTTTACGCGTCCGTCACCGTCTTTATAGCCGCCTTCTGGCGTAATTTCTACACCTGGAATGTC harbors:
- a CDS encoding acyl-CoA thioesterase, whose translation is MRFHTRKWVKPEDLNPNGTLFGGRLLEWIDEEAALYAIIQLENAKVVTKYISEIDFKSSAKKGDIVEIGIEVIKFGKSSIVLKCEVRNKMTQETIITVDNIVMVNLDANGKALPHGKTKVEFVSDRLNSNTD
- a CDS encoding DUF72 domain-containing protein, which codes for MKFGKVTNPEQIDFTIPKDHPETEVVLQPYKNNEKPSVYVGCAKWNRQDLKGFYPRGTKDELQYYSSQFNSIELNATFYRLFPVEQFEKWRDKTPEGFKFFPKINQEISHWKRLKATEALVDQYIFHVSHLREKLGTIFLQMHTNFSPKDFDSVVQFVEFWPKDVALTMEFRHTDWFNDEKVANELYHLLQENNISNTLVDTAGRRDIMHMRLTNNEAFIRYVGANHESDYARLDDWVDRLEHWIETGLQNIHFFVHQNLEVESPLLSAYFIKKLNERLQINLTVPRTNSEPPKPQTLF
- a CDS encoding glyoxalase: MNDRENDLVKARPQISPKSISENMSNDERFQNSTLRPVIKLQSSLLIAAFRNYIIKRKNVFYDLSLEKRLQYIENAIQKDMKFRNSLKGMIIGQFTLKEYQEYIQNSSPLNKRMMNIVVERLKDNVLLFEKDVSFTAVI
- a CDS encoding DUF2461 domain-containing protein, whose translation is MNETIPREAFAFLKRLQKNNNREWFTEHKNEFKEIEREVKQFVNQLGEHLNKHDQIDKVKVFRVYRDVRFSKDKTPYKTHFAGSFHRVKPRLRGGYYIQIKPNNESFIATGFWDPKKEDLLRIRKEIEMDDQEIRGIINEDGFKNVWGELEGEEVKTAPKGFSKEHAAIDLIKKKQFIFTKKYTDKEVIAASFMEQVNGDFKAIRPFFNFMSEVLTTDLNGVSLIED
- a CDS encoding NAD(P)/FAD-dependent oxidoreductase is translated as MANDKHTYQVIIVGGGPAGIATALTLHARGIHCCVVEAYETPVRKAGEAIPPNAKPLLKQLGILSLVENEKHTVYYGNKSCWGSDSLQQKEFISDRMGHGFLLDRLHFETQLQETYQKTDQGFYKGFKLKKVVSDGTNVKAIIENSNKNSTLTSDFIIDATGRKASVCRHFNVQKENLDSQFALTFNVKLPKKIPHEIMVEATENGWWYVAPYSEREVTMMFFTLQELLPKKENANTFLQDELNKTIHLSKVIQHIEIDTVKMMPAGTSCLSIPFGKNWLAVGDAAYSYDPISSYGITSALASGFYAGHAVADYLAGKQEAFLGYRYVVENAFSAYMQKLIIHYSREKRWSDSFYWKNRIAHIFDEQKIVKKM
- a CDS encoding LodA/GoxA family CTQ-dependent oxidase, which translates into the protein MNTNDIKSVAIYPPIGIARIGNSQEYFFAPDIPGVEITPEGGYKDGDGRVKKQVARFRIYALGENDTVLGEITETESQNIHWRIQVANVKAAWYMFNNALDVPGAGIPSAYRNADITDDDRAQLAITPTPVSISGRSEKGKEYNFDDGEFFGKKVKLGHVETDEEGRLLFFGGDGDSASKKNKPAITFANNEGWHDDTCDGVVRATVIIGGKEFEAEPANVAVTPPNFGPGLYGVVTMNDVVQDLFIREMNYPDPAADGVVFYEHIYPMLERMTDTQWVNQGFFMLFGKNSPSDFTDPVLKEKLESPSEDHKALRERIFEWFRDPESKDYTPAKVPPFYGDGFGEYEKIAIVDLPITQIQYARLKKWANGDFTTGHPKEYIPFGKLSPAAQVNALNQAPMEECLGGPFHPGIELTWPMRVKQMWKKPYRLNVVAEGEATDLDFGPLLSPSIVLGEVSLGKDGPLAKSGPGALTRWLGVPWQTDEASCLSGYDLTLYLPLPSFWAARVPNQVLSEDSYKRSIEAENLNIAQRLKHFDYRQDWLRDLGSVYQTKINHMISEWHELGIIAKTESEVANADGFLPNVVWKETERKFGEHDPTFDQVVTAETITEEKDTVLLKVATIEGEKEVKAKAASHSETSTRKRRRVSRGER